gctcactcttacctatctttctaccaaaggatttgtcaaaatactaaatctaactatgaattttttgatgcgcatgtaAGACATTATGTTatcttttttagaaaaaattagggtttgtttttcGTGCGCGAAATATTtttacccccttaatcttatccaattttgaaaaaaattagtattttggaaactagactAAAAGtgatacaatatttgttctttgagtatcttcatatcttgagtggatggctcccaactttctcctccaagttcaggtttacctaattttagaaaaaaagtgtccacttataccccctttttgcacaccatcttggtgcacttacccaaaacTTTTATGTAAtttacatatgtaatgcattttcctaaGGATATCATTGTAAAACAACATAaaacatggataaaagctttgagatatgatttgcaagtaggaaataGCTTTGAAATTCTAATGATGGCATATGCAAGAGTATGATGAATGAAAAATAATAATGTAAAGTGATAGactccattatccaacacatgattttggtaAATGTAACTAAgaagaaatgtaatcatatgtgaaatacaAAATCAATCATATTTAGTGAATTTCATTATGAGAAACCCccaaatcagatttgaagacacAATTAAAAagttatgcaacccacaagtcagaTTTCGAAGaacaaattagggtttttattaatCTAGGCTCTAAATTAATGTAATTCAATTGTAAATATTATATATGAGTGCAAATAACAATCTTTAAGTGCATACAAATTAGATCTAAGACCACAAATTAGAAATTAGCATGAAAGAAGCcatgttcaccaaaaatgtattggtggtgaaaaattagggtttcactaattaagataataaaaccactaatctctTCTAAGGAGACAAAACTTTAAATAggagtgaatccaatagatctagttaTAATCCAAATAGGAAAAATGGTTGAAATTCATATTATATTCACTAGTTTTAGTTTGCCACCCTCTTTTAattgaaattggatttgaattgtatGATTTAGAATCAAGCAATGGTAGTTAAGAAGAAATAGTAAAAATAGATTACTACAAGTATCAGACAAAACCATAGACAAGGATCTGAGAAAAAGAGGAGAATTGAAACCTATTTTTGAAAGTTTGAGTTAAATTTAAAAGACCATATAGCTAGGTTGTCGTAGTCATTTAACTCTATTGAAAATAAGTAGGATCAATTATGAATTAGGGAGATGCACTAGATTCACTATCAAAATCTCAAGAAAAAATTTTGGGACCACTAGGTAGCTTGGTTGCCCTGTCAAAATTTGAACCTGTTAGTCGTCAACTTTGTTGGAATCTTTGATTATAGCTCCTGATTCAATTTcttacacatagaaagagaggaagAAGGTTGTCGATAGGagtttgtcttaggtcaaaccccagtttataaattaaccttgaattgaataatgtacatACTGAAGTAAAAGCTACgaaatatacctcaaatctacaatggttgataagaagattgatgatgcaatgctctttagatatgATCATAAATTTTGAATGTAATATCATAAAAAAACACATGAACATAAAAGACCTAATCAAAtgcacatgcttgcatgaatattgatatAAATTTaatccataatgcttgaaggatgaaatgtgcATGAGTGCTAGTTAtggagtcttagatctaaaatgaattgataggatatctttatatagggttccctaggtaaatttaCTAATTAGGCTAAACTCCAACAATCACATTGAGCCATAGGGACCAAAATTCATCGGGGAGGGAGAGTGTTAACCCATATTTAAAGTGGGTCCTAATTaaagaggaccaaggtgccatggcGCCCTGGTCCTAGATAAGGGCACCACGATGCAATTATGGACCGTCCATTGGGATGGACTTATAATAGAATTGGATAAATTAATCCTCCCACATTATTGAATGATTACTGGTATTGATGAGTATTAGGGAGAATTAAGAAACTCTTCAGAAAATGTCATGCGAATTGGGTCCTCTTGCAAATTGAACTATTGATGGCTATTGGTGAATTATGTCGGCACATTAAGGCACACTTCTAAAAGTTCAGGCGAAAATATTAAATAGATTGATGTGAATTTAACTTAGACTCTATTCGCGAAATCTTTAAATTGTTACAAATAATTAAGGAAAATGAAGGCGAATTGAAATGCATTTGATCAAAAATTTACAAAGTTGGGGCGATCCAACCACCTCAATCGATCcaacttatttggcatttttgaaatgtCTGATACCAAATATTCACCAATTGGTGATTATTAGCCGCTAAAAGTTTCTTTGGATGAGGGTTCCATTGACCTATATCTAATAAAAGATGATATTAGAGATTCTTATTGTCGTTATGCTTTTCTTTTTGTTTCTAGGGCTCAAGATTGTTGTCTCATTGAGCTAGAAGGTTTTATGCATTTGGCCTTGTTGATGTAATGTTTGGGTTTGTTGTTGGTAGCCTATTGTCAGTTGTTACTCTCTCTTCTTGCAACATTATTTTTGTGGGTTTCAGATCCCAATAAAATATTTGTAAGGGGTTTCAAGATCCCCAAAAACTTGACTTGCCACTTATAAAAAAACCTATTGAATTTCATGGGGAAATACCATTTGGGAAATAAATTAACATTACAAAATTGTTTACTATATTTTTTAGTAGTAAATGTATATAATAATTTCATATATTCTAAGCATTTATACATATGTAACCAAAAATAGATCTAAAATATTCATATTAATATAGTAGTAACTATAAAAATTAGTCTTAAATAAGAAATCTAAGGTACCTAATATATAATAGAAGCAATTCATGACACAATGAAATCATGGTTAAGAAATTATGAGCTAAAATCACCCAAAATATGTTACTTCTCATATTTCACTAAAGCATGTGAGTTCCAATATGAGTATAATCTAAAAGTAAGATCTTTTTTGCTTCTAACATAAACTTGTCATaatatttggatcatttttttaaAAACCCATGAGTTGGTTGATATTCTATTATCTATATTGTTGTGCTTGTTAGTCTCTAGTTGTTGTTCTATTTTTCTTGGTTTGGCTATTCCTAGTTGTCCTTGGTAGTCCCTTGTTATTTTTGTGGGAGATCTTTTATGTCCTATGTGGTTAATGCTCTACCATTCTTGATGTAAAAGGATCTGGCCCTTTGAAAATCTTgcttatttttatcaaaaaaataaacttGTCATATTCCATTCACCAACATGGGTTCTCTATTTTTGCTCCACTACCACCATTGAAAGATGCATTATGGTGTTAATAAAAGACATAATAAGAAATTAAAAAGGTGAAATTCCCTCTTATAATCCATCCAATATTTGAGGtccaacttctagaggccataaaatttgatttgtgaagctaatagagtccttattttttaaattatagagTTTGAAGGGATTTGTTGATGGTTGAAGTGATAGAATATAACACAGGTAAAATTTGCTTTATTACCTATGTTGAAGAGATTACATATCTAAGATTTGTTATATGCATGGTCTCTATAATTGCATCTCAATCGTCTTGGTGAACTATGTATGTAATTTTGAATAGTTTTCTTAAGAGGCCTTTAAGATTATTTTAAACATAGAAACATTTTTATTTTCCAAAATGATTTTTttactctctctatatatatgtactctacaaaattttataaaaaagagaaaagaaatattACCTTTCATTCAATATAATACATTTTTATTTGACATAAAActctattatattatatttcattagATATTATTACAATCAATCTATTTAAACCTTACCAAAATCCcacacataattttttaaattgttattttttaaaCAAACATACTAAATCCTTTACCACCTTATTGCTATATAATTTTATTAGACATTAGAATAATAGACTTGTTCAACTTAAAAAGGAAAACTACATTACAATAACTTATCAACCCTTCTACAATAATTTATACTCCTACAACACTGAATAGTCCATTGAACCTAATAATCATTGTGGGAGTGTACATAAGAGACACACTGTACACTTCCATTAGGCTATGGTAGTATGAAAAGGAATTAATTACCAGGTGAGACAGCGACCAAACTAAAGATAGCTTATGGTGGTATGAAAAACATGTCAATGGGCAGGCGAGGCAACAACAAAGCTAAAGAGAAAGCAGTCCCTGAGGCTCCCTTTCAGATAAACATAGTTACGTAGCAGTCCCTCCTTGATAAACCCTGCCTTCTCCAGTACTCTTGCTGAGGCCACATTCTCTGGGAGAACCAGAGCTTCAATCCTCGTTATTCCATGCAACTCCTTCAATCCAATTTTGAGTGCAGTGATGACAGCTTGAGTGGTGACACCATTTTTCCAGTACTTTCTAGAAATGGCATAACCCATCTCTGCTCTGCAACTGTTCATTCCATTGCCTTGCTTAAGCATAATGTGGCCAATGGCCTTATTACTTCCTTGGATACAAATTGCCTTAAACCAAGGGTGAGGAATCACCACATTTGCAAGATACTCTCTTGCCTGTTGCTTCGATTTGAAGGGCTCCCAAGTCATAAAGCGTGTAACTTCTTCATCACTTGCCCATTCGTAGAAATCATCCACGTCAGCCAAACAGAAGCTCCTCAGTTGCACTTGCATTGGCCTCTCACCCATTCTTAAATTTTGGAACTCTTATTTTCAATGGGCTACTTCTGTAACTCTC
This genomic stretch from Cryptomeria japonica chromosome 8, Sugi_1.0, whole genome shotgun sequence harbors:
- the LOC131055380 gene encoding uncharacterized protein LOC131055380, whose amino-acid sequence is MGERPMQVQLRSFCLADVDDFYEWASDEEVTRFMTWEPFKSKQQAREYLANVVIPHPWFKAICIQGSNKAIGHIMLKQGNGMNSCRAEMGYAISRKYWKNGVTTQAVITALKIGLKELHGITRIEALVLPENVASARVLEKAGFIKEGLLRNYVYLKGSLRDCFLFSFVVASPAH